In Oryza sativa Japonica Group chromosome 1, ASM3414082v1, the genomic stretch aaataatCCTGCACATATCTGTACCCCATGGATCAGGATCCTACCACGCATAATTATCACATGTTACGATTAAGCCAAGCACATATATCTATTTAATACTACTTCCCAGATCAGATCAGCCGGAAGACTTCTCCACGCTCACGCAGTCACGCTTACGTGGAGAACTCAACACGGATAGGACGATAGGAACCAAAAAGCAAGCAATTAACTTATCGAACTTCTCCTATCTGCTGAGTTCCCCATTTGAAGTTCCAATCACATACCATGTTCTCCATATTAAACCCAGACACCGAAATCCACACGACCAGCTCatccaaaaaaacaaagagcCCCACTACGATAAAAAGAATGAGAAAAacgagatggaaaaaaaaaactggtagCGGAAAAATATCCAACACGGAAACACCCACTGTTTCCAGTTTCACAACCGGACGGGAGCACCCAGCAATTGAATCTGTGCCTCTAGTGCCCGATCCATCCGGATTCCGGGAACTCGTCCAGGCTGGGTCGTTCGCACGTCACGTCGACATGGACGCATTCACGCATccatccgtcctataaaaagGGACGAGAGACGCAGCATTTTGCTCTCATCTTTGTGCATTCATTTCGAGCATTGCAACAGAGAAGGCTGGGCAGGAAGGAGTCACAAGAGACGACCACCATGTTGGAAGGGAAGGCGATGGTGGAGGACACCGACATGCCGGTGAAGATGCAGCTGCAGGCGATGTCGGCGGCGTACAAGGCCCTCGACCGCTTCGACGTCCTCGACTGCCGGAGCATCGCCGCTCACATCAAGAAGGTCGGTAATCACTACCATTCGCACCAATCCTTAGCTACTTTAATTGGTCAATCCAAGAGCAAAGTTCTTGTTTTCAGTTTTCTGCATTCATCTGAAAAGACTGAAATCTGAGACCGTAGATCAATCAACCTGAATTTCACCCCTGGCAACACTTGGATTGAATGGCTTTGCTGCATATGCGCAGGAGTTTGACATGATCCACGGGCCGGGATGGCAGTGCGTGGTGGGCGCCAGCTTCGGCTGCTACTTCACGCACAGCAAGGGAAGCTTCATCTACTTCAAGCTGGGGGCGCTCAGGTTCCTCGTCTTCAAAGGCGCAGCATCGTAGCAGATGAGCTGAAAGCGACATCCACGAGTCGAGAAGCTAACATGCATCTGATTCGGAATAATCAATCAGAATAACCAGCGGGCGCTACAAGTTTACTCTCCCGGTTtttgatgacgacgacgaggcggcgtcggctggCACGATACATGGAGCGTGAATTGTACTCGCACGATAGCACAGTAGAAAATTGGAAGTAGGGTGTGCAAAAGATTGGAATTGCTGGTCAAACATGCGATTCCACTTGGTGTTGTGTAATGTTTTTCTAGAATGACTTGGTTTCCCTTGTAGTACATAATTGGATCGAGAGCAACAGGGCTCGAGTTTATTCAGAATCGGTATACGAATTGCTGGAGTTGCTGGAATCAAATTCGCGTCTTTAAAGCTTTTTTTAGCAACATGCGCTAGGACGAGTTCAAATCGTAACTCTCATCGAAGTCATTGTTCTCCTCCTCCAAAAAGAATAGGAAAAATAAAGGTCtcaggaaaaataataataataacacaTCTCAAATTGAAGACAACAGAGAAGAGGGGAACTTAGGTTTCACTTGGAAggactaaaaagaaaaaaaaagaaaaaaaaataattccgaCCTGCCGGATTCGAACCAGCGACCTAAGGATTAATCTGCACATACTACAGTCCTCCGCTCTACCAACTGAGCTAAGGTCGGTTTCTGCACATGTTCGTCTAAATAATTTTTTGTACGTTCTATACACACTAGCAACCCCAAACCTCGCAACAGATTTCATGATACATAATGAGAGCGATATCAACCCAGAGGTCTAAATCCAGTAACCAAGTCTGGAGCGGAGTAGAGTTGTGAAGCGTCTCAACAATTCCACCTCATCTTCAGATCATTCTATCCAGCTCCACTATAAAGACGTTAACGTTAAATTTTGGTATGATTCACCAGTGGACTCGGTTAAAGAAAATAAGCCAATTGGTAGAAGAAAGTTTATCCAGATCAAGCTGAATTTAAAGAGAAATTGTGAAGACCATGACAAGACAGTTTCATTTATTAGGAAGTCTTAGTATCGTATTCAATTAGAACTTGTATCAATCcgagggtataaatatgtacacctgaGATCTTTGTAAGACATCTTCACATATCAATACAATTACCTTCAGCGCATCGCCGCCTTTTATTCCggcgagttcttactttcgagCAGGGCTGAATCGGTTAAGTTTGATCTCCAGCGAAAAGTAAGTTTTGTCAAGCTTTGTATCGTTGTGGCTAGAACTTCCCAGTTAAGTTCAATATTATATTCAAGTTGAAGCAAGCGTtgctgtcggtgatatgggcccaggGGTATCAcgtctagagggaggaggccaccctcaaacccacgtggctccccacGAGGGGGGATCAAACCCGGGGTGGAGCGGTGGCAACCccctcccagctagagggaggaggccgccctcaaacccacgtggctctccccgaggggggtcgagcccggggtgttgcggcggctgccccctcctaGCTTGGGGTCGGGCAACCCCccaacccacgtggctccccgcgAGAGGGGATCAAGCCCGGGGTGGAGCGGTGGTTACCccctcccagctagagggaggaggccgccctcaaacccacgtggctctccccgaggggggtcgagcctgGGGTGTTGcagcggctgccccctcccagcttggggtcgGGCAACTCCCccaacccacgtggctccccgcgAGAGGGGATCAAGCCCGAGGTGGAGCGGTGGCTACCccctcccagctagagggaggaggccgccctcaaacccacgtggctctccccgaggggggtcgagcccggggtgttgcggcggctgccccctcccagctttgggtcgggccgcccccaaacccacgtggctccccccgaggggggtcgagcccggggtggcgcggcggctaccccctcccagctagagggaggaggccgccctcaaactcacgtggctctccccgaggggggtcgagcccggggtgttgcggcggctgccccctcccagcttggggttGGGCCACctccaaacccacgtggcttcccccgaggggggtcgagcccggggtggcgTGGCGGCTGCCACCTccaagctagagggaggaggccgccctcgctTGGGGTCGAGCTGCCCCGACCCCCTCCACATATCAGCCCACGTGTACAGGGTTAGGTGGGCGCGCCTAACGCCCACCTAACTGCATTTAAAGCGGTCTATGCAACCGTGCCATGCCACATGTAATGCAACGTGCTGcgcatctgaccggtctgtgaccggttgaATGACCGATGTGACGGCGACTGTGTACCCCTGCCCTGCCAGTGTGTCAGGCGATGAGCGGCGTGCTCCGTCCCGTCCCATCATAATGATGAGGGGCTTCACAGCCTCTTACCCCGATCAGAGCTGGTCCAACCACTCTGAACTGACCCGGGTTCCCGTTTTCTGGTGTGAACGAGAACCCGGAAGTCCTCATCCATTAAATGGCGAATGACAAGGGCGCCCTGCATGATTTGATGGGCCCCGCGCAGCAACCGACGTGCAGATAGATTCTGGGCTAAGGCACAAGACATGTAATTAATTTAGAGAATATTTTCCCTTCTCCCTAGGTAGCACTCGCagcacatgtggtatccccttagagtataaaaggaggacaaTGCCTAGCAAGGAAGGGGGATCGGACTGAGGATCCCTGAGCCAAAGCTTGTCTAACCCTAGCTTACATACCAGGGATTCATGGACTTTCTAAGCACAGAAGAATcatacacacaggagtagggtattatgcttcatagcggcccgaacctgtataaacctcttttgtctcatcgtcttggagGAGCCTCCGAGATCAAGATCACACACAGTTTCGCTCACCaaatcctcgaatctcacccgctgcccccggccgaactctcaaaggggggcctcacagcctcccgctagagagggtcACCCCTCGACAGTTGCCTATCTGATATATCGATCCTATTTTTAACTGTACCGTTGTTTAGAGTCGTATTGGCTTAGTTAGATCTTTCTCAGTTAGGTCCGATATTCTAAT encodes the following:
- the LOC4325617 gene encoding uncharacterized protein; this encodes MLEGKAMVEDTDMPVKMQLQAMSAAYKALDRFDVLDCRSIAAHIKKEFDMIHGPGWQCVVGASFGCYFTHSKGSFIYFKLGALRFLVFKGAAS